Proteins from one Archocentrus centrarchus isolate MPI-CPG fArcCen1 chromosome 8, fArcCen1, whole genome shotgun sequence genomic window:
- the mrpl12 gene encoding large ribosomal subunit protein bL12m yields the protein MFCTRRCLRSALRAATSTHRQQLQWQRPALCALRLLKTSPASPSDAIATPPLDGAPKQYSPKIQQLVNDIASLTLLEVSDLNELLKKTLNIENVGMMPLGAMPTLAVPAAEAAEEDAAPAKKEKTHFTVKLTESKAAEKVKLIKEVKNCIQGLNLVQAKKLVESLPQEIRANVSKEEAEKLKAALEAAGGTVVLE from the exons ATGTTCTGCACCAGACGCTGCCTCCGCTCCGCGCTGCGGGCCGCAACCAGCACGCACCG GCAACAGCTTCAGTGGCAGAGACCAGCCTTGTGTGCGCTTAGGCTTCTGAAAACCAGTCCAGCCTCTCCTTCAGATGCCATCGCCACCCCTCCTCTAGACGGCGCACCCAAACAGTATTCCCCCAAAATCCAGCAGCTTGTCAATGACATAGCCAGCCTCACGTTGTTAGAGGTGTCCGACCTCAACGAGCTCCTCAAG AAAACTCTGAACATTGAGAATGTTGGAATGATGCCTTTGGGGGCGATGCCAACATTAGCTGTACCTGCAGCTGAG GCTGCAGAGGAGGATGCAGCACcagcaaagaaagagaagacTCACTTCACAGTAAAATTGACAGAATCAAAAGCAGCCGAAAAAGTAAAGCTTATAAAGGAAGTGAAGAACTGCATCCAGGGCTTGAATCTGGTGCAG GCTAAGAAATTAGTGGAGTCTCTTCCACAGGAAATCCGGGCCAACGTATCCAAAGAAGAGGCAGAGAAACTAAAAGCAGCCCTGGAGGCAGCAGGTGGCACCGTGGTGTTGGAGTAG
- the slc25a10a gene encoding mitochondrial dicarboxylate carrier isoform X1, whose translation MKRTPSGKVVLSASEKSTPWLLPSGVCLTHSMQESRSSRWYFGGVSSTAAACVTHPLDLIKVHLQTQQEVKMRMIGMTLNVVRREGFLALYSGLTASLCRQMTYSSSRFAIYETVRDKMKRKTKGPLPFYQKALLAAFGGLMGGFIGTPADLVNVRMQNDVKLAAELRRNYAHAFDGLLRVCKEEGLRKLFSGATMASSRGALVSVGQLACYDQSKELVLATGYLTDNILTHFLASVFAVSDSCLSLRRNKNITSCSEINPLFFFSAQGGCATILCQPLDVIKTRLMNSKAEYRSVSHCIIETAKLGPNAFYKGLAPAGIRLIPHTVLTFIFLEQLKQHFGEMVVT comes from the exons ATGAAAAGAACACCCTCGGGCAAAGTTGTCCTTTCAGCCTCTGAGAAGTCGACCCCGTGGCTTTTACCCTCTGGAGTTTGTCTCACTCACAGCATGCAGGAGAGTCGCAGTTCCCGTTGGTATTTTGGTGGAGTCTCCTCCACTGCAGCAGCCTGTGTGACCCATCCACTGGATCTGATTAAG GTGCACttgcaaacacagcaggaagtgaAGATGCGGATGATTGGGATGACTCTCAATGTAGTGAGAAGAGAGGGTTTTCTGGCGCTCTACAGTGGCCTCACTGCTTCCCTCTGCCGGCAG atGACATATTCTTCATCAAGGTTTGCCATTTACGAGACTGTCAGGGATAAGATGAAGAGAAAAACCAAAGGCCCCCTGCCTTTCTACCAGAAAGCCCTCCTGGCTGCCTTTGGAG GTTTGATGGGCGGTTTCATTGGAACCCCAGCTGACCTGGTGAATGTCCG AATGCAGAACGATGTTAAGTTGGCAGCAGAGCTCAGGAGAAA TTATGCTCATGCCTTTGATGGACTCTTGCGTGTTTGTAAGGAAG AGGGGCTGAGGAAACTGTTCTCTGGTGCTACTATGGCTTCTTCCAGAGGTGCACTGGTTTCTGTTGGACAG CTCGCCTGTTACGACCAGTCCAAAGAGTTGGTTCTGGCTACTGGTTACCTGACTGACAACATCCTCACTCACTTCCTGGCGAGTGTGTTTGCAGTAAGTGACTCATGTCTGTCACTGcgcagaaacaaaaacatcacatcATGTTCTGAAATAAACCCTCTGTTCTTCTTTTCTGCACAGGGTGGCTGTGCCACAATCCTGTGCCAACCACTTGACGTTATTAAAACAAGATTAATGAATTCAAAAGCTGAATATAGG AGTGTGTCTCACTGCATAATTGAAACAGCAAAGCTGGGGCCGAACGCGTTCTACAAG GGTCTTGCTCCTGCAGGGATCCGCCTCATCCCTCACACAGTCTTAACCTTCATATTCCTCGAGCAGCTGAAGCAGCATTTTGGTGAGATGGTCGTTACCTGA
- the slc25a10a gene encoding mitochondrial dicarboxylate carrier isoform X2 has protein sequence MKRTPSGKVVLSASEKSTPWLLPSGVCLTHSMQESRSSRWYFGGVSSTAAACVTHPLDLIKVHLQTQQEVKMRMIGMTLNVVRREGFLALYSGLTASLCRQMTYSSSRFAIYETVRDKMKRKTKGPLPFYQKALLAAFGGLMGGFIGTPADLVNVRMQNDVKLAAELRRNYAHAFDGLLRVCKEEGLRKLFSGATMASSRGALVSVGQLACYDQSKELVLATGYLTDNILTHFLASVFAGGCATILCQPLDVIKTRLMNSKAEYRSVSHCIIETAKLGPNAFYKGLAPAGIRLIPHTVLTFIFLEQLKQHFGEMVVT, from the exons ATGAAAAGAACACCCTCGGGCAAAGTTGTCCTTTCAGCCTCTGAGAAGTCGACCCCGTGGCTTTTACCCTCTGGAGTTTGTCTCACTCACAGCATGCAGGAGAGTCGCAGTTCCCGTTGGTATTTTGGTGGAGTCTCCTCCACTGCAGCAGCCTGTGTGACCCATCCACTGGATCTGATTAAG GTGCACttgcaaacacagcaggaagtgaAGATGCGGATGATTGGGATGACTCTCAATGTAGTGAGAAGAGAGGGTTTTCTGGCGCTCTACAGTGGCCTCACTGCTTCCCTCTGCCGGCAG atGACATATTCTTCATCAAGGTTTGCCATTTACGAGACTGTCAGGGATAAGATGAAGAGAAAAACCAAAGGCCCCCTGCCTTTCTACCAGAAAGCCCTCCTGGCTGCCTTTGGAG GTTTGATGGGCGGTTTCATTGGAACCCCAGCTGACCTGGTGAATGTCCG AATGCAGAACGATGTTAAGTTGGCAGCAGAGCTCAGGAGAAA TTATGCTCATGCCTTTGATGGACTCTTGCGTGTTTGTAAGGAAG AGGGGCTGAGGAAACTGTTCTCTGGTGCTACTATGGCTTCTTCCAGAGGTGCACTGGTTTCTGTTGGACAG CTCGCCTGTTACGACCAGTCCAAAGAGTTGGTTCTGGCTACTGGTTACCTGACTGACAACATCCTCACTCACTTCCTGGCGAGTGTGTTTGCA GGTGGCTGTGCCACAATCCTGTGCCAACCACTTGACGTTATTAAAACAAGATTAATGAATTCAAAAGCTGAATATAGG AGTGTGTCTCACTGCATAATTGAAACAGCAAAGCTGGGGCCGAACGCGTTCTACAAG GGTCTTGCTCCTGCAGGGATCCGCCTCATCCCTCACACAGTCTTAACCTTCATATTCCTCGAGCAGCTGAAGCAGCATTTTGGTGAGATGGTCGTTACCTGA